From the Jilunia laotingensis genome, the window AACTTACAAACATATTATAAAGAAAAGCGGTATAAAATATGAATTTTGATATTTTATACCGCTAAAAAGGAATAAAACGATACTATTTCTTCTTCTTTAAAGACTTATAGACAGGTATGAATACCAATGCTGCCGAAATGGCAAGCATCACTATCGTTGGACCGTCAATTCGTTCGGCATATACCAATACTATATAGCAAAGTGCGCCCCAAAGAAGGACGATGCAAACGATTTGTGATTTTGATAAGGGTCGTCTCATCGGTTTGCTTTCTTTTTGTCCACGACGGCATCGATTACGGCTACGGATGTGATATTCACAATGTCGCGTACCGAGCTTTCGATATCGGTAAAGTAGATTGGCTTATTAAGTCCCATCTGTATCGGTCCGATGAACTCGGTATCCGGATCCATGGCTTGCAATAACTGATAACCTGCATTTGCCGAACTGAGGTTCGGGAAGATGAGTGTATTGACATCTTTTCCCTTGAGTCGGGTAAAGGGATATTTTGCATCACGCAGGTTGCGGTTCATGGCAAAGTTGACTTGCATTTCACCATCGATAGCCAAGTCCGGACATTCCCTTTGCATTTGTGCCACCGCCTCATGGACTTTCGATGGACTGCCTGCCTGATCGGAACCGAAGTTGGAATAACTCAGCATGGCAATGACGGGAGTGTGGTTGAAGAACCGGACAGTCTGGTCGGCTAACTTTGCAATATCTGTCAAAGTGGTAGTATCCGGATGACGGTTGATAAGCGTATCAGCGAGGAAGTAAGTACCCTTTTTAGAATTCAGGATATGCATGGTTCCGAAATGGTTGAATCCGGGACGGATGCCGATCACTTCTTTGGCTACTTTGATGGTATTGCTGTATTTTGTATACAAGCCTGTGATGAATGCATCGGCATCTCCGGTTTCTACCATCATCATACCGAAATAGTTACGTTCGAACATTTTGTCGTTTGCCTCGTCATAAGTAGCTCCTTCGCGGGCACGCTTTTCAGCCAATATGTGTGCATAGCGTTCGCGGCGTTCTGCTTCGCGGTCATGGCGAAGGTTGACGATTTCAATACCTTCAAGGCTGAGGTCGAGTTCCTTTGCCAGTTTTTCGATCCGTTCCTCGTTGCCTAATATGATAGGATGGCAGATGCCTTCGGATTTTGCTTCTACAGCGGCTTTCAGCATGTTCGGGTGTCCACCTTCGGCGAAGACTACCCGTTGCGGATTACGGCGTGCCGTATCGTATAGCTGGCGGGTAAGCTGAGATTCTTGTCCCATCAGTTCGCGGAGGTGTGTTTTGTAATCCTCCCAGTCCTCGATATTTTTCCGGGCTACACCACTCTCCATGGCGGCCCGTGCCACTGCTACCGAAACTTCTGTAATCAGACGCGGGTCTACCGGTTTCGGAATGAAATATTCAGGACCGAAAGTGAAATTGTTGACATGGTATGCTTCATTCACAATATCGGGTACAGGCTGTTTTGCCAGATTGGCGATGGCATGTACCGCAGCTATTTTCATCTCCTCGTTGATGGCTTTGGATTGAGTGTCGAGAGCCCCGCGGAAGATGTAAGGGAAGCCGATTACATTGTTGATCTGGTTCGGATAATCCGAACGGCCGGTTGCCATCAGTACGTCCGGACGGGCGGACATGGCATCTTCGTAAGAGATTTCCGGTGTCGGGTTGGCGAGAGCGAATACGATAGGCATCGGAGCCATGCTTCGTACCATGTCCTGTGACAATACGTTCCCTTTGGAAAGCCCCAGAAATACGTCCGCACCTTTGATTGCCTCAGCCAAGGTATGGATATCCGTCCGGGAGGTTGCGAAATAACGTTTTTGTTCGTTCAGGTCGGTGCGCTCTTTGCTGATGACACCTTTGCTATCCACCATAACGATATTTTCGAGTCGCGCACCGAGCGATATATACAGTTTCGTACACGATACGGCAGAGGCACCTGCACCGTTTACGACAATTTTAATGTCTTCAATCTTCTTTCCTGCTACTTCAAGGGCGTTGACAAGTCCTGCGCTGGAGATGATGGCCGTACCGTGCTGGTCATCGTGCATCACAGGGATATCGAGTTCTTCTTTCAAACGACGTTCTATCTCGAAGCATTCCGGTGCCTTGATATCTTCCAGATTGATACCACCGAACGTAGGAGCGATGGCTTTCACTGCTTCGATGAATTTTTCCGGATCTTTTTCGTTCACTTCGATGTCGAACACATCGATGCCAGCGTAGATTTTGAAGAGTAGTCCTTTACCCTCCATTACCGGTTTGCCGCTTAATGCGCCTATGTCTCCCAGACCAAGTACGGCAGTACCATTGGAGATTACGGCGACCAGATTGCCTTTTGCCGTATATTTATAAGCATCCTGCGGATTCTTTTCTATTTCAAGACAAGGTTCTGCCACACCGGGCGAATAAGCGAGTGATAAATCGGTTTGTGTACTATAAGGTTTGGTAGGAACTACCTCTATTTTGCCCGGTTTGCCCTGTGAGTGATAGAGCAAAGCGGCTTCTTTGGTTATTTTAGCCATGTTAGTGCGTTTTATTAAAGGTTGTCAATTGTGTGCAAATGTAGGAATAAAAGTTAGAAACTGTAAGTCTGTTTGATGTAAAATCTATTAAATTAATAACAAAAAGGCGCAAAAGGTAGAGGGGAAATCCACTTTTTGTACCTTTATTGTATATATATGCTATCGCTTTAGAAACAGTTTCTTAATCCGGAAGGAAAGTTGACGGCCCTAAGATGTCATACCTGTCGCTTACATTTCTTGTGCGAAGCAATTCTCCGTTTGGCGCATAGAAAAGTTGGTACTTGACATCCACGTTTTGTTGTCCCACTTCGATGGTGTAAATCGGTTCCCATTTCGGAAACTCGGTCAGGGTGACGTCCAGTACTTGCCAGTCGGAATAGGAACCAGCGGCATAGGCGTTGTAAACAGCATCCGGTACACGGTCGGTACTTTCCAGTTCCGTTTGCGTCATCACCCATTGGGCCTGCGCATTGAACC encodes:
- a CDS encoding NADP-dependent malic enzyme, with product MAKITKEAALLYHSQGKPGKIEVVPTKPYSTQTDLSLAYSPGVAEPCLEIEKNPQDAYKYTAKGNLVAVISNGTAVLGLGDIGALSGKPVMEGKGLLFKIYAGIDVFDIEVNEKDPEKFIEAVKAIAPTFGGINLEDIKAPECFEIERRLKEELDIPVMHDDQHGTAIISSAGLVNALEVAGKKIEDIKIVVNGAGASAVSCTKLYISLGARLENIVMVDSKGVISKERTDLNEQKRYFATSRTDIHTLAEAIKGADVFLGLSKGNVLSQDMVRSMAPMPIVFALANPTPEISYEDAMSARPDVLMATGRSDYPNQINNVIGFPYIFRGALDTQSKAINEEMKIAAVHAIANLAKQPVPDIVNEAYHVNNFTFGPEYFIPKPVDPRLITEVSVAVARAAMESGVARKNIEDWEDYKTHLRELMGQESQLTRQLYDTARRNPQRVVFAEGGHPNMLKAAVEAKSEGICHPIILGNEERIEKLAKELDLSLEGIEIVNLRHDREAERRERYAHILAEKRAREGATYDEANDKMFERNYFGMMMVETGDADAFITGLYTKYSNTIKVAKEVIGIRPGFNHFGTMHILNSKKGTYFLADTLINRHPDTTTLTDIAKLADQTVRFFNHTPVIAMLSYSNFGSDQAGSPSKVHEAVAQMQRECPDLAIDGEMQVNFAMNRNLRDAKYPFTRLKGKDVNTLIFPNLSSANAGYQLLQAMDPDTEFIGPIQMGLNKPIYFTDIESSVRDIVNITSVAVIDAVVDKKKANR
- a CDS encoding PepSY-like domain-containing protein, producing the protein MIKNKFHLLVALFIMSATTAFAGYALANVQAAFKEMYPAANDVAWSQDDGYYCADFMLSDLEKNVWFNAQAQWVMTQTELESTDRVPDAVYNAYAAGSYSDWQVLDVTLTEFPKWEPIYTIEVGQQNVDVKYQLFYAPNGELLRTRNVSDRYDILGPSTFLPD